Proteins encoded by one window of Candidatus Zixiibacteriota bacterium:
- a CDS encoding exonuclease domain-containing protein translates to MSNLPVLSDYLKRQVFVAFDTETTGMWAPINRLVELAAVKFTLEDGPIETFQSLINPLRPVPEEVIEIHGITDEMVAGSPTADRVLSDFLGFCGPESILIAHNAPFDISFVGTELDRSKLTFGENPILDTVDIYHRFFPGLPSYSLLNLVRHFRISDSQAHRALSDAEFVYRLVANAAHKFADLPDSSALMKTLTVYKMTDWESEKAELPDNFADLQLAINTDGRVMIDYDHPVKPSTNRIIHPQQVFRLGSVYYINAFCEKAKAARTFRLDRIKRYRIVQDSEGND, encoded by the coding sequence ATGAGCAACCTTCCCGTCTTATCAGATTACCTCAAACGGCAGGTATTCGTGGCCTTTGACACCGAAACCACCGGAATGTGGGCGCCGATCAACCGGCTTGTCGAACTGGCGGCTGTAAAATTCACTCTGGAAGACGGCCCCATTGAGACTTTTCAGTCACTGATAAACCCGCTGCGACCCGTCCCCGAAGAGGTCATTGAAATTCATGGAATTACCGATGAGATGGTGGCAGGCTCGCCCACCGCCGACAGAGTCTTGAGCGATTTTCTCGGCTTCTGCGGACCTGAATCCATTCTTATAGCTCACAACGCACCTTTCGATATATCTTTCGTCGGAACCGAACTCGACCGCTCTAAACTGACCTTTGGTGAAAACCCAATTCTGGATACGGTCGATATTTACCACCGGTTCTTCCCCGGTCTGCCGTCATACTCACTTTTGAACCTGGTACGTCATTTCCGAATCTCCGACTCGCAGGCGCACCGCGCCCTCAGTGACGCCGAGTTCGTTTACCGGCTCGTTGCCAATGCCGCCCACAAGTTTGCTGACCTTCCGGACTCAAGCGCTCTAATGAAAACTCTTACTGTCTACAAGATGACTGACTGGGAAAGCGAAAAAGCCGAGTTGCCGGACAACTTTGCGGACCTGCAACTTGCTATCAATACTGACGGACGGGTCATGATTGACTACGATCACCCGGTCAAGCCATCCACCAATCGAATAATTCACCCTCAGCAGGTTTTCCGCCTCGGCTCGGTCTACTACATAAACGCCTTCTGCGAAAAAGCTAAGGCAGCCAGAACCTTCAGGCTGGACAGGATAAAACGCTATCGAATTGTTCAGGATTCTGAGGGGAACGATTGA